The genomic stretch CGACGACGTACGGCGCGACGGTCGTCGTCACCGCGAGCTCGACGCTGACCGACGACTCGTCCTCCATGGTGATCGTGTCGAGGTGCTCGGTGAAGCCGCGGGTGTGCAGGTGCTGGCTGCGCAGCACTCCCAGCGCCGCGGCGTCGACCCGCCAGCCCTCCGAGCCCTTCGGGTAGATCTGGCGCAGCACCGACAGCCGGCCGGTGTCGAACGCGCGGTCGCGCAGCGCGAGCAGATGCGCGAGGACCGCCCGGTAGTCCTCACCGTGGTCGGCCGCGCCCGTTCCTGCCGCAACGTCACCGGAGGTGATCGACGCGGCCGCGTCCGGCGCGGTCGGCGCGGTCGAGCTCGGTACGGCGAGCCCGGTCGGCGGCACCGGCGTGGCCGGAGCGCTCGCCGGGGCGTCGGCCACCGCGGGCCGCTGGCCGAGCCTCACCCAGCCGGCTCCGGTCAGTGCGGCGAGGCCCACCGACGCGACGATGACAACGGTGAGAGCGTGGCGTCGGTACACGTGCGGTCCTTCCGTGACGGTCGCCTCGCCGCCGGGCGGCGGCGTACTGCGCTGGTCGGCAAACCGGATCGGGTCGGCGCCGGAGGACCGGAGGACGGCGGCGGCGAAGGCTGCCGCCTCGGGCCGGCGGGCCGGGTCGGGGTCGATCGCGGCCTCGATCACCGACGCCAGCCCCGCAGGCACGTCGGGTGCGAGCTCGGTGACCGCCGGCGTGGTGCCCGCCGCGTCCGGCAGGCGGGGCGCGGTGCCGGTGAGCGCGGCGTACCCGATCGCGCCGAGCGCATAGACGTCGGAGGCCAGCGTGGGGTCGCCGCCGGCCGCCGGCGCCGGGTCGCGGAAGGCCGGGTCGTCGGCGCGCCGCTCGCCGGTCGCGAGCGCCAGCCCGAAGTCGCTGAGCACCGGCCGGCCGTTGGCGGTGAACAGCACGTTGCTCGGAGTGAGGTCGCCGTGGCGCAGCCCGCGCGCGTGAGCCGCGGCGAGGCCGCGGGCGAGCGGGCCGAGCAGGGTGACGGCTTCGGGTGGGCGCAGCGCAGGGCGAGATGCGAGCAGGCCCGCGAGGCTGCCGCCGGCGGCGTAGTCGGTGACGACGACGACCTCGCTGCCGGCGAGCAGCACGACGTCGTGGACGGCGACCGCGTGGTGACCGACGGCGTCGGCGAGAGCGTCGGCCTCGGCCCGGAGCCGGTCGACCAGCGCCGGGCCGGCCGGGTCCCACAGCCGTTTCAGCGCGACCGGCTGCCCGCTGGCCTCGTGCACGCCGCGCCAGACCTCGCCGGTGCCGCCGAAGCCGAGCAGGCCGAGCAGCCGGTAGCCCGGCACGCTGAACGGCTCGTCCACGGGCGGCATCTCAGCAGCGAGGCGGGGTGCGGCGTCGAGCCCCGTCCACAGGGCCTCCGGTTTGGTGCTGCGGCATACCGTGAAGGGGTGCAGATGATCCGCGCGGGCGTCGTCGACTACGACGCGGCGTGGGAGAGGCAGCGGTCGTTGCACGCCGCCCGGGTCGCCGGGACGATCGAGGACACCTGCCTGCTGCTCGAGCACCCGAGCGTCTACACCGCCGGGCGGCGTACCGAGGCGTGGGAGCGGCCCACCGACGGCACGCCGGTCGTCGACGCCGACCGGGGCGGCAAGATCACCTGGCACGGGCCCGGCCAGCTCACCGGGTACCCGATCGTCGAGCTGCCGGATCCGATGGACGTGGTCGGGCATGTGCGCCGGCTCGAGGCGGCACTGATCGAGGTGTGCGCGGCGCTGGGCCTCGATGCAATGCGGGTCGAGGGGCGGTCA from Mycobacteriales bacterium encodes the following:
- a CDS encoding protein kinase produces the protein MDEPFSVPGYRLLGLLGFGGTGEVWRGVHEASGQPVALKRLWDPAGPALVDRLRAEADALADAVGHHAVAVHDVVLLAGSEVVVVTDYAAGGSLAGLLASRPALRPPEAVTLLGPLARGLAAAHARGLRHGDLTPSNVLFTANGRPVLSDFGLALATGERRADDPAFRDPAPAAGGDPTLASDVYALGAIGYAALTGTAPRLPDAAGTTPAVTELAPDVPAGLASVIEAAIDPDPARRPEAAAFAAAVLRSSGADPIRFADQRSTPPPGGEATVTEGPHVYRRHALTVVIVASVGLAALTGAGWVRLGQRPAVADAPASAPATPVPPTGLAVPSSTAPTAPDAAASITSGDVAAGTGAADHGEDYRAVLAHLLALRDRAFDTGRLSVLRQIYPKGSEGWRVDAAALGVLRSQHLHTRGFTEHLDTITMEDESSVSVELAVTTTVAPYVVVNAAGRVVARRAGRQQSFEVTLRHAGDGWRVQGLGPVAR
- the lipB gene encoding lipoyl(octanoyl) transferase LipB, with amino-acid sequence MIRAGVVDYDAAWERQRSLHAARVAGTIEDTCLLLEHPSVYTAGRRTEAWERPTDGTPVVDADRGGKITWHGPGQLTGYPIVELPDPMDVVGHVRRLEAALIEVCAALGLDAMRVEGRSGVWLAAAADGRPERKVAAIGVRVARGVTMHGFALNCDCDLSAYDRIVPCGIRDAGVTSLTAELGRDVTVAEVLPLVEEQLECHMRVAIATPMSHASSS